TCTCATCCAGTCTATCGCAAAACCAAAGTCAAAGCTGTCTTGCGCCATTGTCACAGCACGATTTTCCATCTGCCAAGATCCAGCTGCACCATGTTTTAATACATCTGTAACTTGTTCAATATCTAAGTTAGCTTCCTTTGCTAACAGGATCGCTTCACTTAACCCTTGCAGCACACCAGCGATACAGATTTGGTTTACCATTTTACAACGCTGCCCTTGGCCGTTTTCGCCAAGTAATACTGACTGTTTTGCGTAAGCATCCATTACTGGTGAAACAGACTCATAGATAGTTGGCTCACCACCACACATAATTGTAAGTGCGCCATTTTCTGCACCAGCCTGTCCACCAGAGACCGGAGCGTCAACAAAACGAAGCCCTTGTTCTGCACATGCTTTTGCTAGCTCAATAGCAAGATCAGCCGAAGTAGTCGTGTGATCTACGATAACTGCACCAGGTTTCAAGCCTGCAATCACGCCATGTTCACCATACATAACACTTCTTACATCATCATCGTTGCCGACACAAACAAACGCAATATCACAACCTTCCGCTGCCAATTTCGGTGAACTCTGATAATCACCAGAATATTGCTCCACCCATGATTGTGCTTTTTCTGTTGAACGATTAAAGACGGTAACGTCATGCCCTGCGAGTTTCAAATGTCCCGCCATTGGATAGCCCATAACCCCTAAGCCAATAAAAGCGACCTTTTTGGTTCCCATGCACTTTCTCCTATCATTTTATTATTCTTACATAAGGTCTATCAGGTTAATGGCTTTGGCTGAACATATCAACGGGCTCTAAGACAAATATTACTTACATCTCTACTATGTTTAATTTATTAAAGAAGTTCACTAATTATATTTATCACACATAAATGAAATAACACTGGTATAAATCATTGCTATTAAAAGAGAAATAACATGATAAATATTGTAAAAAACCCTGCATAAATGAATAATTTAGACCCCAAGGAGTACAAACCGAACATAAGAATTTAAATACGCAATATTTAATTTTGCAATTAGTTTAATGAATTTAATTAATAAGACGTGATATGTAATAATCATTATTGCAATCTATATTGGTCAGCTGGCACTGCATTTAATTCAATAAAACATAGAGTATAGATTATGCAAAAGCCTAATAGTGTTAAGCCACTACCAACAAAAATAGAAAACAAATTAGACCGTTATTTGTCTGACAATATTAAACCACGGGTCAATGGAAAACATCTCGTTCTGGGTAATATACCTGATATCGACTCCATTTTTCTTCAAAGTAATGACTACTTATCTTTATCTGGTAATCAAAAGCTCAAAGATAAGCACATTACTGCAATACAAGAACATAACGAAAGTGTTGTTATGTCTGGTGTATTTCTTCAAAATGAAAGTGATATTCCTTCATTCCAATCTAACCTTGCAAAATATGTTGGGTTCGCAGATTGTAATATCTGCCAGTCAGGTTGGGATGCCAATATCGGCCTGCTGCAAACCATCTGTGAACAGGATACAAAGGTTTATATCGACTTTTTTGCTCATATGTCACTCTGGGAAGGGGCAAGAATTGCTGGCGCTGATATCTATCCATTTATTCATAACAGTGTCCGCCACTTAAAGAAGTTGGTGAAACGCCACGGCCCAGGGATCATCCTCGTAGATTCAATTTACAGCATTCGTGGAAGCGTAACGCCACTGCAAGAAATAGTAGAGATAGCGGAAGAGTTTGAGTGCGCGATTGTGGTCGATGAATCTCATTCACTTGGTGTTATCGGCCAAAGCGGTAGAGGTTTAGTCCATTCGCTTAACCTAAGCCATAAAGTTGATTTTATCACTGTCAGTTTAGCGAAAACTTTCGCTTATCGTGCTGGTGCGGTTCTATCTCACGGCAAACTGGCACAATGTCTGCCTTTTATTTCTAACCCTGCAATTTTCAGCTCTGCGCTTTTACCTCATGAACTTGATAGGTTAGACGCTACATTGGACATCATTATCGAAAGTGATGTTCAAAGAGCTAACTTGTTTTCAATGTCGGAGAAATTAAGAAACGCTCTCAGATCATTAGGATTTAATATTGGTAGTGAAACACAAATTATTAGCTTAGAAACAGGAGATGAAGTGAATACAGAAAAAGTTCGTGATTTTTTCTATAACAATGGTGTCATAGGGTCCGTATTTTGCTCACCTGCCACATTAAAAAGTAAAAATAACTTCCGTTTTTCTTTACATTCAAAGCTTAATGAACACGATATAAATAAAATCATACACGTCTGTGATATGGCTATAAATAATGATGAGCTGTATTTCTTAGATTAAGCCACACCAATTAAATAGGTCTTAAATTTGAATTTAAGACCTATATTTAAATCCAATCAATGAGTTTATTAATCAATATATCTTTTTTTACTGGCTTGCTCACATAGTCATTCATACCTGCATCGAGCATATTTCCAATCATTGTTGTACTCGCATCTGCACTGAAACCAATAATTGGTAAATCAGTATAGCCTAACAACCGCACTCTTTCTGTCGCTTCTATGCCATCCATCACAGGCATTTCCGCATCCATTAAGATTAATTGGATCTGGTTTTTACTCAATAGATCTAACGCTTGTTTTCCATTCTCAGCCTGAATTACACTAAAACCTTGTTGCTCAAGTATTAAGGTGGTGAGTGAACGCACAGAAGCGTTATCATCAACTAACATGATTTGAGCATCAATTTTCCTTTTCTCTTTAGCAACATCTGGTTGCCCTATCATTTTCTGTTCAAATAACAATTCAGACAAAACTTTTGTAGGATACTTTTGAAATTCAATCTGATTAACACATTCAATCCACAAGTTTTTATCACATTGCAGCCGCTTTGATACTCCAGGTGAAGCAAACATGGCCAGTTTAGCTTCTGTAAAGTGTAAGCGCGATTCAAGCGTAGACCAAGCGACAGATGAGTGCTCCACCATTCGCCCATCGATTAAGATCAAGTCGTACTCAAACTGATACTCCTCTTTAACCAAAGCCTGTTCTGCATTCAACATTTCTAAACTGAAACCATAATATAATGAACAATCATTAAGAACACTCATGACTTCACGTGACGGATGGAGTTCAACTCCCGTGATAAATAGAATTTTCTTCGTTGCCAGAACTTGGTTCCTAAAGCTAATACTTTGGCTAGACGAATAAGACGGAATCGTTAATCTAAATTCAGTCCAATGGCCAAGCTTTGATTTGCATTTGATGCTGCCAGAGAAGGCTTTCAGTACTTTTTTACAAAATGGCAAACCCAGCCCGTAATTCCCTTTCTTACCCGAGGTGTAAAAGTCATCAAAAATGAGCTTCAACTGCTCATCAGAAATCCCAATACCATTATCTCGAACTTTAATGATTGTCGTGTTATTTGACTGTATGATCTTAATTACAATGGCTGCATCCGTTTGGCGACGATGTGAAAAAGCATTTTTTAGCAGATTGTAAATGACATACTTAAACAGCACATCACTACCAAAGAAATCACAGTGTTTATCCCCTTCAATCTGTACAGATTCTCTATCCGGCTTCGCTTTATAGCTAAACTGACTAACCGCTTCTTCAGCGACGTCATACACATTGTATTTCTGGAAGGTATTATTAGAGATTTGATTCTCATCAATTGAAGTCAGGAGCAAATCGATTGTTTCATTCCCCGCGACGACGATCTGCTGGGCATCATCTAGCATTTCATTCAGGTGGCGTAACTGCTGAGGAGATATAGTGCGATCATCTTTTGAGCCTAAAGGTGATGCTGGCAAATGCCCACGAATTAACTCTATAGATGAAAGCATCGCACTGATTGGGTTGCGCATTTCATGTGCAATACCAGCGCCAAACGATTTTGCGAGCGATACTTTGCTTTCATGTTCATTCTGGTTTCGGAAGTAACACAAATTACCAAATACATAGGTAAACAATATGATAGGGGTATATGCCCAGTTCACCCATACTTCTAATGTGTATCCACTATTGAACCACGCTAGCGCATAGGCGAAGGCAACACTAAGAATCGATTGTCCGATGATGACTTTAGTATCAAACACAAGAAGAATGTGTAAGAAACTCGCCGCCATGAAAGACATCGCCCAGATCGTTGACCAGCCATTCATTAATAGCATATAGAAAAAGAAAAATGGTAAACCAAACCCCACGGAGAATAAGAAAAAGTAGGGTAATAAATGGCGAAACCTTTGCGGAAATGCGTGGCGAACTAATAGAATAGAATAAAAAACACTACACATAAGCCGCATAGGCAAACTTTCATAATCTTGAGGGAAAAGGAATTTCCATACGAAATAGTATGCTGGATATCCAATTGCGCCCATCCAACCAACGATCATCAAATTTGGTTCTGCGTACTGATATATTTTTTCTGCTCGATCCCTAAAGTTTTGCTTCACATGACGTCCGTTATCAACAAAATACCATTCAAAGGTTACGCAATAAAATATCATATTTATTATAGTTAATAATATCTCTGCTGTATCAGATTGTGAAACTTATGTGATATGAATTTTAGTTTAACCATTATCCTTATGGAAATAGAGGAAATAGAGGAAATAGATTATAAGGCTAAATATTTCCATATGGATCGCATAGATTCGAATTATTGATAATATTAAAAATACAAACCTAGGAAAGCATTAAACTTAGCAGTCCGCCTTAAGCGAATAACACGTATTAATCACATGTTCTTAAATGTATTAAGCAAAAACGAACGTATAACGAATGAATGTTGTTAGTGCATTTACTCATCAAGCACATTTAGGCATAAAAAAGCCGCTCAATTTAAGCGGCTTTCATCGTTTTCTTTATTACAGTGACCGTTTTGGTTATCAACAGATCAAACTAGAAGAAGTAGTTTGCATCCACTAGTGGGCCTGCAACCGCTTCTTTCACTTCTTCACGAGCTTCTAGCCATGCGATAACTTGCGCTTGCTCTTCTTCAGTTACTGATTTGTAACGCTCAGTTGAGCATAGGAAGCCTTCGAACAACTCCAAACCGCCGCCACCAAAGCAAAGGTTGATGCCATCAATGTAATCAATGAACTCATCTACAAATTTGTCATAGCTATCAAAATCAGTAATTGATGTCTTACAGCTGACGTCAAAACCAAGAATAGCAAATTCACCTAGGTAAAGTTTCTTTCTAATACGTCTGTTTTTGTTATCCAGCTTATCTAATTTCATCATTTCATCTTCACTATTAGTTGTTGTCTTTTCCCTTTATACACGGTTATGAAATCCATGAAAAGTAGAAGCTGAATGCATGCCCTTTTACGGTTAATTTAACGGCAGTTTCTCTATATTAGTCGTTATATGTCGCAAGGAACATTAGCAACATAATCAATACATCAATGACCTAAGTTTTATCTCTCATTCTTATACCTCTTTCACTTCAAAACGCATAAATATCCGCCCTACTCTTCATTAATTCCACATCGTTAACCACATACAACATTCAACCGTTAGAGCCCAACAATTACGAAACCTTAATGATTAATTTTTCTAATCCGAAGCATAGAATTATATAGTGCGCCATGTCACATTTTTTAATTGCCTATATCTCTAACTAGCCTTAATATCTCGCGCCTTCGCAGAGCAACCAATTCATGAAGTGTTAGATTATTTAAGTCAAACTCATTCATTTGCTCTACTTTCTTTTCATTATTTTGTTGGAGATTAACTTATGTCTGCGTCTTTCCCTTTAGTGCGACTTACATTTCTTATCGCGATTCTTACGGCAGTAGGACAAATGACGCAAACCATGTATGTACCGTCGATTGGTCACATGGCAAAAGATTTCTTAGTTACTCCGGCATCATTGCAAGCGGTAATGGCTTGCTACCTGATCCCTTATGGATTATCGCAGTTCATTTACGGCCCTCTTTCTGATCGTCTAGGGCGTAAACCGATTATCGTTTCAGGTTTAGCGATCTACATTATTGGCACGCTTATTACATTGTTTGCTCAAGACTACTCGCTATTTTTATTTGGTAGCTTTGTTCAAGGTGCAGGCATTGGCAGTGGCGGCGCAATGTCTCGCGTACTGACTCGTGATTGCTTTGAAGGTAAAGAACTACATAAAGCTAACAGCCTGATCAGCATGTGTGTGATGTTTTCTCCTCTGATGGCACCATTGCTTGGAGGCTTCTTAACTGAAATGTTTGGATGGAGAACGAGCTACTTATTCTTGGTTTTATTTGGCTTCGCAGTAGTGATCACCATGATGACGAGTATGAAAGAGACACTGCCAAAAACAAAACGCCACGCTGAGCCAGTAACAGAAAGCTATAAATTTGTGTTATCAGATCGTCGTTTCCAAGGTTTTCTACTGTGCCTAGTGGCTACATTTGCAGGTGTCGCTGTATTTGAAGCGGCAGCAGGTGTGTTATTGGCAGGTACTTTGGGCTTACCAGCAACGATTGTGAGTTTATTGTTCATCATGCCAATTCCGGGCTACCTTGCGGGTGCTGGTTTATCGAGCATGCTAACAATGAAGTGGTCGGAAAAAACATCGTTAGTTGTCGGACTGTATGCCATTATTATTGGCGCATTGATTGTTCTTATTCCTGGCCTATTTGGGTATACCAATGCGGTATCTCTTGTGGGTGGTGCGACGGTTTACTTTCTTGGTGCTGGCATTCTATTTCCAGCTGCGACGACAGGGGCGGTTTCTCCTTTCCCTCGTCACGCAGGCACAGCAGGTGCAACATTAGGTGGAATGCAGAATCTAGGCGCAGGTCTTGCAACAATGGTGGCTTCTATGTTGCCAACCACAGATCAACTTCCAGTAGGCGGAATAATGTTAGCGATGTCGCTGCTTGTTGTTGTTGGACTTAAACGTGTTTACCGTAACTCGCCACCAGCAGACAACCTTCCAATGGCGGTATAGTTTTAAACAGCCTTTGTCATAGAACAAAGGCTATTAGTGAATAGTTAGCAGTAAAAAGCCTTCTTAAGCTCTTTCTTGTAAGCACGACTTAAGAGTGGAAAGGCTTTTTATATCCTCTATCAATATGTTAGTTCAGCTTGCAATAAGTTAGTTCAGCTTGAATTTCGCCATCTCACTATTCAGTTCGATCACTCGCTCTTTCACCCTCTCACTTGTCGCATTTGAATCCAAGCTGATTTGTGAAACACCATCTACCGATTCTGTTACCCCTTGCACTAAATTAGTGATCGCTTGGGTAACGCTAGACTGCTGTTCGGCTGCGGCCGCAAGATCCATC
Above is a window of Vibrio cortegadensis DNA encoding:
- a CDS encoding NAD(P)-dependent oxidoreductase, encoding MGTKKVAFIGLGVMGYPMAGHLKLAGHDVTVFNRSTEKAQSWVEQYSGDYQSSPKLAAEGCDIAFVCVGNDDDVRSVMYGEHGVIAGLKPGAVIVDHTTTSADLAIELAKACAEQGLRFVDAPVSGGQAGAENGALTIMCGGEPTIYESVSPVMDAYAKQSVLLGENGQGQRCKMVNQICIAGVLQGLSEAILLAKEANLDIEQVTDVLKHGAAGSWQMENRAVTMAQDSFDFGFAIDWMRKDLSICLDEAKRHELDLPLTKTVDAQYEALQKMGLGRMDTSVLIKSLTQ
- the cqsA gene encoding alpha-hydroxyketone-type quorum-sensing autoinducer synthase, giving the protein MQKPNSVKPLPTKIENKLDRYLSDNIKPRVNGKHLVLGNIPDIDSIFLQSNDYLSLSGNQKLKDKHITAIQEHNESVVMSGVFLQNESDIPSFQSNLAKYVGFADCNICQSGWDANIGLLQTICEQDTKVYIDFFAHMSLWEGARIAGADIYPFIHNSVRHLKKLVKRHGPGIILVDSIYSIRGSVTPLQEIVEIAEEFECAIVVDESHSLGVIGQSGRGLVHSLNLSHKVDFITVSLAKTFAYRAGAVLSHGKLAQCLPFISNPAIFSSALLPHELDRLDATLDIIIESDVQRANLFSMSEKLRNALRSLGFNIGSETQIISLETGDEVNTEKVRDFFYNNGVIGSVFCSPATLKSKNNFRFSLHSKLNEHDINKIIHVCDMAINNDELYFLD
- a CDS encoding ATP-binding response regulator; protein product: MKQNFRDRAEKIYQYAEPNLMIVGWMGAIGYPAYYFVWKFLFPQDYESLPMRLMCSVFYSILLVRHAFPQRFRHLLPYFFLFSVGFGLPFFFFYMLLMNGWSTIWAMSFMAASFLHILLVFDTKVIIGQSILSVAFAYALAWFNSGYTLEVWVNWAYTPIILFTYVFGNLCYFRNQNEHESKVSLAKSFGAGIAHEMRNPISAMLSSIELIRGHLPASPLGSKDDRTISPQQLRHLNEMLDDAQQIVVAGNETIDLLLTSIDENQISNNTFQKYNVYDVAEEAVSQFSYKAKPDRESVQIEGDKHCDFFGSDVLFKYVIYNLLKNAFSHRRQTDAAIVIKIIQSNNTTIIKVRDNGIGISDEQLKLIFDDFYTSGKKGNYGLGLPFCKKVLKAFSGSIKCKSKLGHWTEFRLTIPSYSSSQSISFRNQVLATKKILFITGVELHPSREVMSVLNDCSLYYGFSLEMLNAEQALVKEEYQFEYDLILIDGRMVEHSSVAWSTLESRLHFTEAKLAMFASPGVSKRLQCDKNLWIECVNQIEFQKYPTKVLSELLFEQKMIGQPDVAKEKRKIDAQIMLVDDNASVRSLTTLILEQQGFSVIQAENGKQALDLLSKNQIQLILMDAEMPVMDGIEATERVRLLGYTDLPIIGFSADASTTMIGNMLDAGMNDYVSKPVKKDILINKLIDWI
- a CDS encoding YggL 50S ribosome-binding family protein gives rise to the protein MKLDKLDNKNRRIRKKLYLGEFAILGFDVSCKTSITDFDSYDKFVDEFIDYIDGINLCFGGGGLELFEGFLCSTERYKSVTEEEQAQVIAWLEAREEVKEAVAGPLVDANYFF
- the emrD gene encoding multidrug efflux MFS transporter EmrD encodes the protein MSASFPLVRLTFLIAILTAVGQMTQTMYVPSIGHMAKDFLVTPASLQAVMACYLIPYGLSQFIYGPLSDRLGRKPIIVSGLAIYIIGTLITLFAQDYSLFLFGSFVQGAGIGSGGAMSRVLTRDCFEGKELHKANSLISMCVMFSPLMAPLLGGFLTEMFGWRTSYLFLVLFGFAVVITMMTSMKETLPKTKRHAEPVTESYKFVLSDRRFQGFLLCLVATFAGVAVFEAAAGVLLAGTLGLPATIVSLLFIMPIPGYLAGAGLSSMLTMKWSEKTSLVVGLYAIIIGALIVLIPGLFGYTNAVSLVGGATVYFLGAGILFPAATTGAVSPFPRHAGTAGATLGGMQNLGAGLATMVASMLPTTDQLPVGGIMLAMSLLVVVGLKRVYRNSPPADNLPMAV